From the genome of Alkalispirochaeta americana:
CGGGTGGACATTACCAGGCAGGGAGAACGGCGATGTTCATTAATGGCCCCTGGTATATCGGGAACATTCGGGAGAACTCTCCCGAGGTCTACCGGGCTACCCGACTTGCGGCAGCTCCCAAAGCAGGAAACTACCATGGTCACCAGGTAGGATGGTTGCACACGAACCTGGCAGCAGCCAATACCACAGATCCCGCACGGCGGGAGGCGGTCATCACCTTCCTGCAACACCTGACCAGCCCCGAGAATGCCCGGCGGGTCTCCCTGGCTTCGGGCTCTCTGCTGGCGATCGAGTTTGATATTCCCGATGATGTGGAGCTGGATCCGTTGCAGAGGATGTTCATTGAGGCGGGGAACGAGGCGGCCTTTCTGATAGACCACCTGGAGGCTTCCATGCCCGTGGACGTGGTCTACGAGTTCGGTCAGGCCCTGGGGGCTATGGTCCTTCGGGATCTCTCTCCGGTGGAGTTCGTTGAAATGCTCCGGGCATCCCTGTAGGATCAGCGGATTACCTTCACGTACACAGAATGAAGCGGGCGGCGTGGCCAGGGGCGATTCCCTGCGACGCCGCCCTGCGACGGGAAAGAACTCTTTATGAACAGGCAATCCTTCAAGCGAAGATCGGACAGAATATGGATCACCGTGTTTCTGCTTCCCGTGGGTCTCATGATTATCGCGTTTTTCGCGTATCCGATTATCTTTTTAATTCTTCTTGGTTTTATGGAGTGGAACGGGATTCAGCCCATGTCCTTTGTAGGACTCGACAACTTCCGGGCGATCTTTTCCAATGCCGTGTTTCGCACGTCCGTGCAGAATAACCTGGTCTGGGCGCTCTCGGCGGCTTTTTTGCAGATTCCTCTGGCCCTCGTGCTGGCCCTGATTCTCACCCGGGCCCCCCGGGGGTGGCGGTTCTTTCGCACCGTCTACTTTCTTCCGAACGTCATCTCTCTGGTGGCGCTGGCCATGATGTGGTCGGCTCTCTATAACCCCGAGTTTGGTCTGATCAATCATGCCCTGGAAGCGCTTGGCGCGGGGCATCTTGCCAGAAACTGGCTCGGCGAGATCGATACCGCCCTGCCGGCCCTGATCTTCTCGTACCAGATCTACGTGGGGTATTTCATGGTTATCATCCTGGCCGGAACGCTCTCGATTCCCCAGGAGTTTTACGAGGCAGCGCTCATGGATGGAGCAAACCTTCTGCAGCAGGAAATCTATATCACGCTCCCGGCAATTCGCGGAATTATCGTAACCGCCGGCACCCTGGCGGTGGCCTTTGCCCTGCGGCAGTTCGAGACCACCTTTCTTATGACGGCCGGAGGGCCAGCCAACAGGACTCCCGTGATGGGGCTCTTCATGTACCGCCGGATGGCCGGGCTCCAGTACGGCCGAGCGGCAGCCACGGGGGTTCTCTTGATCATTTTGGGGGTTGTTGTGCTGGCCGGGCTGCAGCGGATCTTCGGAAAATCCGATGCCGTCGCCGATAGCAATCAATAAGGGGCAGGAAAATGAGTATGAAAAAAAAACCCTCTGAAGCGCTGAACGAGACGCCCCCTGCAGTGATTGTGACGCTCGCTGTCTTGCGGTGGACCCTGTTGCTTTTCTATCTGGTGGTGGCGCTCTTCCCTCTGGTGTGGCTCGGCATCTCGGCTTTCAAGACCAATTTCGAGATAGAGACGTCTCCCTTTGCCCTGCCTGCGGTCTGGCAGTTCGGAAACTTTGTCAGCGCGGTCTCCATCTCGGGGCTTCCCCGGTTTTTTCTGAACTCCATCGGGGTGGCCCTTCTGGCTACGGCTTGTAACCTGATGGTCACCTCCATGGGGTCCTTCGTTATCGCCCGGGAGAAGTTCGCCCTGCGGAAGCCCCTCTTCACCATCATAACGGCGGGCGTGCTGGTGCCGATTGTCTCGTTTATGGTTCCCTACTACACCCTGATCATGCATTTGGGGCTCTACGACACGCTTCTGGCACTGATCATCACCTACGCCGCGATCAATATTCCCGTCTCTACCTTTCTCATCAGTAGTTTCATGACCACCATTCCCAGAGAACTGGAAGATTCTGCCGAGATCGACGGGTGCAGCTTTGTGCAGCGCTACTGGAAGATCATCATGCCCCTCTCCCGATCCGGCCTGGTCACGGCCGGAACATTCAGTTTCATCTATTGCTGGAACGAGTTTATCTACGCCCTGCTTCTGACCTCGTCCCGAAGTGCCCGGACGGTGCAACTGGCAATCCGATTCTTTACCAGCCAGTTTCGTACAGACTACGCCGGGATGTTCGCCGCTATTGTGCTTACCATGATTCCCACCGTTGCGGTGTACATCTTCTTTCACGACAAGATCATTTCCGGGCTGACCGCAGGAGCGGTGAAGGGGTGAATGATCCGGCAGGGAGCCGATCCTGGTGGAACGATCTCGAGGAGTATCGGAAGCGGTTATCCCGGGGACATCGTTATTCTTCTTCGGCAGCCGATACGGGAAGAGCTCCGTCTGGCGGGGGATCCTCCTGGACTGCCAAGGCAGGGAGTCACGACGATGGGGACCGGTGCGGGCTCTTTCTTGGCGGAATTGGAACTCCTGTCATGAGCCGGGATCTCGACGGCCTCTTTGCTCGCTGGCACATGCAGAACGGGTATCACCTGAGACAGGTTCTGGAGGAGGCGTTTTTTTCCCTGCGCTGGGCTGAAGAGGGGGCAGAGGGTATCTCCCGTGGGGGATATATGCGACTGGCCGATTCCCCCGGACAGGAATATCACCGACAGGTTCTGAGTCTTTTCCCGGTTACCCGGGAACGGTACCAGGGAGAAGGCCTTCCCCTTGAGGTAGTTGCCGAATTCTTCTCACCGCTTCTGCCCGAAGATCATCTTCTGCCATCGGAATTCTCCTCGCCGGGAGGTTCCCCGATTCCTCTTGCGTCTCTTCCTGTTTTTATCTCGACCATAACAGTGTGCAATCGATCCTCTGCTCCCATGAGCGTTGATGCTGCCTGCGTTTGGCCGAATCTTCTGGGCTGGAAAGCAAAGCAGGCAACATCTCTGGATCAGCCCGAACGATCCTGGCCGGGGCAAAGCCATGCCGGAAACAGTGCTCACGCCTGCCATGACGGTCAGGGGGTTGCGGCCCTTCAGACAAAACACGCTGGACGTCCTGTGAAGGACGAGCTCATGGGGCAAGTGGCGATCTTTTCTCCCGCTCCGCGAAGAGGCCAGGAGGGTCCGGTGGCTTCCAGGGCCTCTGTCGAGGCCTGCTGCAAGGCCCGGGGAAACAAGATTGACCGGCCGCCCCATGATCAGGGCCATACTCTGGCCTGGATGGAGAATCATTTTCGTCAGCACGGCCTGTTTCCCGAGTCGGGGTTGAGCTGGACTGCTCACTGGGATGAGGCGCTCTGCTCGGGAGTGAGTCGTGGAGGGAGAATCGAACCTGGTGATTCCCTTCGAATTTCCTTTGTTCTGGCCTTTGACATGCCGATCATCCGTTTCGGGAATGGCCGCCGATGGTATCGGAAGTACACCGCTGCCTTCGGACGCCAGGGGACCAGTGCTCTGGAGATCGCCCGGATCGCCGCCGACTCGATTGATCTGTGGAGAAGGGACATCGATGAATGGCATCAGAGCGTGCTCGCTACCCGGGCCGAAGAACCCGATCTGGCGGGAGCGATGCTGAATGAGCTCTATTTTATCAACGGGGGTGGCTCGGTCTGGACGGAGAGTTGGGCCAGGGACCTCGATACTGACCTTCCCGAGCCGCTTCTTGGTGCAGGAGAACACGGGGCAA
Proteins encoded in this window:
- a CDS encoding carbohydrate ABC transporter permease translates to MNRQSFKRRSDRIWITVFLLPVGLMIIAFFAYPIIFLILLGFMEWNGIQPMSFVGLDNFRAIFSNAVFRTSVQNNLVWALSAAFLQIPLALVLALILTRAPRGWRFFRTVYFLPNVISLVALAMMWSALYNPEFGLINHALEALGAGHLARNWLGEIDTALPALIFSYQIYVGYFMVIILAGTLSIPQEFYEAALMDGANLLQQEIYITLPAIRGIIVTAGTLAVAFALRQFETTFLMTAGGPANRTPVMGLFMYRRMAGLQYGRAAATGVLLIILGVVVLAGLQRIFGKSDAVADSNQ
- a CDS encoding carbohydrate ABC transporter permease translates to MKKKPSEALNETPPAVIVTLAVLRWTLLLFYLVVALFPLVWLGISAFKTNFEIETSPFALPAVWQFGNFVSAVSISGLPRFFLNSIGVALLATACNLMVTSMGSFVIAREKFALRKPLFTIITAGVLVPIVSFMVPYYTLIMHLGLYDTLLALIITYAAINIPVSTFLISSFMTTIPRELEDSAEIDGCSFVQRYWKIIMPLSRSGLVTAGTFSFIYCWNEFIYALLLTSSRSARTVQLAIRFFTSQFRTDYAGMFAAIVLTMIPTVAVYIFFHDKIISGLTAGAVKG
- a CDS encoding GH116 family glycosyl hydrolase, which codes for MNDPAGSRSWWNDLEEYRKRLSRGHRYSSSAADTGRAPSGGGSSWTAKAGSHDDGDRCGLFLGGIGTPVMSRDLDGLFARWHMQNGYHLRQVLEEAFFSLRWAEEGAEGISRGGYMRLADSPGQEYHRQVLSLFPVTRERYQGEGLPLEVVAEFFSPLLPEDHLLPSEFSSPGGSPIPLASLPVFISTITVCNRSSAPMSVDAACVWPNLLGWKAKQATSLDQPERSWPGQSHAGNSAHACHDGQGVAALQTKHAGRPVKDELMGQVAIFSPAPRRGQEGPVASRASVEACCKARGNKIDRPPHDQGHTLAWMENHFRQHGLFPESGLSWTAHWDEALCSGVSRGGRIEPGDSLRISFVLAFDMPIIRFGNGRRWYRKYTAAFGRQGTSALEIARIAADSIDLWRRDIDEWHQSVLATRAEEPDLAGAMLNELYFINGGGSVWTESWARDLDTDLPEPLLGAGEHGAILEGYDVGYYYYNTSDLWPYAWYGLWRWWPGFAGSIFSDLLKSVPLAIPREQMIYRSETMEPLMVSGKVPHDIGAVMEDPWHSLNGYQMRDDSNLWKDHNPAFLLSLYLERRFSGHRLSPSEWAAVRQAGLFMLDQAEESTALPLHRAFGDSTWDNLGLQGYVSYSAAFTLGSLAALISWADDFGDGSLARKCRQRLKLAEEAFEKHLWNGEYYRLCDQGRYTDCLMGDGVLGIFLADLAGLTKSLGAIPREQVKSHLKSVYRYCFIQYHRGQAGPLLVAAPGKIRFSGDGGDELQVNEVLLGSAWSTVAMMEYYELKHEAREIASVLVERIYGTNQHGRGLQFRTPAAIDGFLRFRAPLNMRPLSIWLLDAVFQARATPDH